The Neorhodopirellula lusitana genome contains a region encoding:
- a CDS encoding helix-turn-helix domain-containing protein, whose amino-acid sequence MSTAIINSYRDLLRQHAEAEKRVVELKAEIQLHEKQMELAAIAGRCTVGSQLAGHLAFIEEYREELTPNDQGRFALEDQESKGVSGHSEISGSLLSRTVDTGKLGKRKSDALAVTPAAVAEMLSVKVEHVYQLITSKQLKASNISTGKKAVWRIQVSEVESFLARRQTKGSSVRRRSTQSSSIPEYV is encoded by the coding sequence GTGAGCACAGCAATCATTAACAGCTATCGGGACTTGTTACGACAACACGCCGAGGCCGAAAAACGTGTTGTCGAATTGAAAGCTGAAATCCAGCTTCACGAAAAGCAAATGGAACTGGCCGCGATCGCAGGCAGATGCACGGTTGGCTCCCAGCTTGCAGGGCATCTAGCGTTCATTGAGGAGTATCGGGAAGAGTTAACGCCAAATGACCAGGGGCGTTTCGCGTTGGAAGATCAAGAGAGCAAGGGCGTATCCGGGCACAGCGAAATCTCGGGAAGTTTGCTCAGTCGTACGGTAGACACCGGGAAGTTGGGAAAGCGGAAAAGCGATGCTCTAGCTGTCACGCCAGCAGCAGTCGCCGAAATGCTTAGCGTCAAAGTTGAGCACGTTTACCAGTTGATCACCAGCAAGCAATTGAAGGCCAGCAACATCAGCACAGGTAAGAAGGCTGTTTGGCGAATTCAAGTCTCCGAAGTCGAGTCGTTCCTGGCTCGTCGTCAGACCAAGGGCTCGTCAGTTCGCCGTCGTTCGACTCAATCGTCATCTATTCCAGAGTACGTCTGA
- a CDS encoding DUF3800 domain-containing protein, with product MRWGPGLLLFFDESGDTGMKFGKGSSDHFIVAAVVFRDREEANRCDRIIGDLRQDLGITRNRGEFHFAKVDDGIRIQFFEAIASVEFLYSAFVLNKRNVTGPGFRDKASCYKYPTRLLLENLAPRLNNATIVLDKCGNRTFCDQLRRYLKQHGTTAGGENTIRKIKQQNSHANNLIQLADMVCGAVARCYSTNRRDKLRYRQLIRHNELQVRVWPDPPQT from the coding sequence ATGCGTTGGGGACCTGGCTTGCTATTGTTTTTTGATGAATCCGGCGACACTGGAATGAAGTTTGGCAAAGGCTCGTCGGATCACTTCATCGTGGCTGCGGTTGTCTTTCGCGACCGTGAAGAAGCCAATCGCTGTGACAGAATCATCGGTGATTTACGCCAAGATCTTGGGATCACTAGGAACCGAGGTGAGTTCCATTTCGCCAAAGTCGACGACGGTATTCGAATTCAATTCTTTGAAGCAATCGCCAGTGTCGAATTCCTTTACTCCGCTTTCGTTTTAAACAAAAGGAACGTTACCGGCCCCGGGTTCCGAGACAAAGCATCCTGCTACAAGTACCCAACTCGGCTGTTACTAGAGAATTTGGCACCTCGCTTAAACAATGCAACGATAGTCTTGGACAAGTGCGGCAACAGAACGTTCTGTGACCAACTCAGGCGGTACCTCAAGCAGCATGGAACAACGGCGGGTGGAGAAAACACCATCAGAAAGATCAAGCAACAAAATTCGCACGCCAACAATCTGATTCAGTTGGCGGACATGGTTTGCGGTGCGGTCGCCCGGTGCTACTCGACCAACCGCCGCGACAAACTACGATACCGTCAATTGATTCGACACAACGAACTTCAGGTGAGGGTATGGCCTGATCCACCTCAGACTTAA
- a CDS encoding tyrosine-type recombinase/integrase, with protein sequence MASLEHVSVGGRNHWRLRFSLDKKRQRLGLGDVDEAGAMLAKEHVEHLVGQYKRNRPPAPSTAEWLEGLPIEVHDRLAALGLVEARKRAELPRTVLAFMRAYIESRTDWKKPENYRQAVDHLEGYLKRDSPLGGVTKGDVERWHRWMIEDKKGPGLSSNTAGQNVKRCRQMMRQALDDGLIEVNPFLGIKIDLRSDTSKNRFIDSTTATAILAACPDQEWRTIYALCRWAGLRCPSEVLRLRWTDIQWDRGRFKVTAPKTERYGKGERIVPLWPEVRTELDDLFSIVGPGVDCAADAYVIQRYRCSEANLRTTFNKIVERAGVTVFPKPFMAQRASRRTELERSGKHANHVLNDWFGHSGAIAETHYLSVTEADFTEATSPQIVPPSSLEGTPEGTSTAMPDSSGNREGTKKPGVYRVMSVPDDSGFSEKYTPEDSNL encoded by the coding sequence ATGGCGAGTTTAGAACATGTTTCGGTGGGTGGTCGCAATCATTGGAGGTTGCGGTTTTCACTGGATAAGAAGCGGCAACGCTTAGGGCTGGGGGATGTTGATGAAGCTGGGGCGATGCTAGCCAAAGAGCATGTCGAACACTTGGTAGGCCAGTACAAACGGAACCGCCCGCCTGCACCGTCAACAGCGGAGTGGTTGGAGGGATTGCCTATTGAGGTTCACGATCGGCTAGCCGCGTTGGGGCTTGTGGAGGCTCGCAAGCGTGCGGAGTTACCGCGAACCGTGTTGGCGTTCATGCGGGCTTACATCGAGAGTCGTACGGACTGGAAGAAGCCTGAAAACTACCGACAGGCGGTTGATCACCTTGAGGGATACTTGAAACGTGACTCGCCGCTTGGTGGAGTCACTAAGGGAGACGTTGAGCGGTGGCATCGGTGGATGATCGAGGACAAGAAGGGGCCGGGACTGTCTTCGAACACTGCGGGACAGAATGTGAAGCGATGCCGTCAGATGATGCGTCAGGCTTTGGACGATGGGTTGATCGAGGTGAATCCGTTCTTGGGGATCAAGATCGATTTGCGAAGTGATACGAGCAAGAACCGGTTTATCGACTCCACTACAGCTACCGCGATCCTTGCGGCCTGCCCTGATCAAGAGTGGCGAACCATCTATGCATTGTGCCGTTGGGCCGGATTGCGGTGCCCGAGTGAGGTTCTGCGGTTGCGTTGGACAGACATTCAGTGGGACCGGGGGCGATTCAAGGTGACCGCACCGAAAACAGAGCGATACGGCAAGGGCGAGCGGATTGTCCCGTTGTGGCCCGAGGTGCGGACTGAGCTAGATGATCTGTTCTCGATCGTAGGGCCAGGGGTGGACTGCGCGGCGGACGCCTATGTGATCCAGCGTTACCGATGCAGCGAGGCCAATCTGCGGACGACTTTCAACAAAATCGTGGAACGGGCCGGGGTGACCGTGTTCCCGAAGCCGTTTATGGCACAAAGAGCGAGTCGCCGAACTGAGCTTGAGCGATCTGGCAAGCATGCTAACCATGTCCTCAATGACTGGTTCGGGCATTCGGGGGCGATTGCCGAGACGCACTACTTGAGTGTGACTGAAGCGGACTTCACCGAGGCGACTAGCCCCCAAATTGTGCCCCCGAGCAGTTTGGAGGGCACGCCGGAGGGCACATCTACAGCTATGCCTGATTCATCTGGGAACCGTGAAGGCACGAAAAAACCCGGCGTTTACCGGGTTATGAGCGTTCCTGATGATTCAGGATTCAGCGAAAAGTACACCCCAGAGGATTCGAACCTCTAA
- a CDS encoding bifunctional DNA primase/polymerase, producing the protein MNALLDHALRYHAMGWSIIPVKIGTKEKPISWKRYQTERATESTVRRWCRKDVNIAVVSGPVSGGLVVRDFDEAGAHERWAADHGELAASLPTVQTARGHHVYARLDEPVRVVHCGDGELRGCGGYTMLPPSVHPSGQVYRWLREPSGVLPTVAIENLCPPVLKEAKDFKEAKDIKDSNGVRDTSFKNFVERFSIDGPGQGRNALKQLALAWLAANKKRKPPAKDRVIVHSLWWDRFGHHRRTDNESSFEDFDRMLDELRGDSFLLRVRAELPNSTIPDWAIDEPEHRQQVAVVLLACHRASEGEPFPLAATIAAQLAGLPDPKIAHRALQAFCRKEHVPLQLFQRGERRPGGQPNIYHLSHPQ; encoded by the coding sequence ATGAATGCGTTGCTTGATCATGCGTTGCGGTATCACGCGATGGGCTGGTCAATCATCCCGGTCAAGATTGGGACGAAGGAAAAGCCTATCTCGTGGAAGCGATACCAAACAGAACGGGCCACCGAATCGACTGTTCGGCGTTGGTGCAGAAAGGACGTCAACATCGCGGTTGTCAGTGGTCCGGTGTCCGGCGGCTTGGTTGTTCGTGATTTCGATGAAGCTGGCGCGCATGAACGTTGGGCGGCTGATCATGGCGAATTGGCCGCCTCGCTGCCGACTGTTCAAACCGCCCGGGGGCATCACGTCTACGCACGGCTGGACGAACCGGTGCGAGTCGTTCACTGCGGTGACGGTGAACTTCGAGGATGTGGTGGTTACACGATGTTGCCCCCGAGCGTGCATCCTTCAGGGCAGGTTTATCGATGGTTGCGAGAGCCGTCTGGGGTCCTGCCGACCGTAGCGATCGAGAACCTATGTCCACCTGTCCTAAAGGAAGCAAAGGATTTCAAGGAAGCAAAGGACATCAAGGACAGTAATGGAGTAAGAGACACATCATTCAAAAATTTTGTTGAACGCTTCTCAATAGATGGTCCAGGGCAGGGACGCAACGCATTGAAGCAACTGGCGCTCGCTTGGTTGGCCGCGAACAAAAAGCGAAAGCCCCCTGCGAAAGATCGCGTGATTGTTCATTCGTTGTGGTGGGATCGTTTTGGGCACCATCGACGAACCGATAACGAATCGTCCTTCGAGGACTTTGACCGAATGCTAGACGAACTAAGAGGGGATTCGTTCTTGTTGCGTGTTCGTGCTGAACTCCCAAACTCGACCATTCCCGATTGGGCAATCGATGAACCGGAACATCGGCAGCAGGTCGCAGTCGTCTTGCTTGCTTGCCACCGTGCATCTGAAGGCGAACCGTTTCCACTGGCCGCAACGATAGCAGCCCAGTTAGCCGGACTGCCTGACCCAAAGATTGCACACCGAGCACTACAAGCTTTCTGTAGGAAAGAGCACGTCCCTCTTCAGTTGTTCCAGCGAGGTGAACGTCGCCCAGGTGGACAGCCCAACATCTACCACCTATCGCATCCCCAATAG
- a CDS encoding helix-turn-helix domain-containing protein translates to MNRSLIFEGIEPDQLSECIARAVVDALKPILAESSRPLLVDSDEMARLAGISRPHLDRMRADGRIPSVLIGRRRLYRPDAVIAALEAGQATVVGNCSEQLQPTTVEGPTNE, encoded by the coding sequence ATGAATAGGTCGCTCATTTTCGAGGGCATCGAGCCCGACCAACTATCTGAATGCATCGCCCGAGCGGTTGTCGATGCGCTGAAACCGATCTTGGCTGAGTCATCCCGCCCGTTGTTGGTCGACTCGGACGAGATGGCGAGACTCGCCGGGATCAGCCGCCCGCATCTGGATCGAATGCGAGCCGATGGTCGGATTCCGTCGGTGTTAATTGGCAGGCGTCGTCTGTATCGGCCTGATGCCGTGATCGCGGCCCTGGAGGCTGGGCAGGCGACTGTAGTAGGCAACTGTAGTGAGCAACTACAGCCAACCACTGTGGAGGGCCCGACCAATGAGTAA